The genomic stretch CGCCTTGCGGGGGCCTTCGCCCTGATCAACGTCGTCTGTGTGGCGCTGCGCTTCCTACCGCTGCTGGGGGTAGACATCGAAGGAAGCCTCCTCTCGTCCGGCGACCCCCTGAACGGAATCACCCTGCTGATTCCCACAGCCACGGTCACGGCCGCTGCGTTCTCGTTCCTGCTCATGCTCAGCGAGGAGAGCGAGGCGCGCGCCATCGAGTTCGCCTACACCGACGAGCTCACGGGCTGCTCGAGCAGACGGGTCTTCGAGGACTTCGTGCGCTCAGAGCTGCTCGTGATCCGTCGCCGCAAGGGCTTCCTCGCACTGGTGATGGTCGACGCCGACCACTTCAAGCGCGTCAACGACACCCACGGGCATGCCACGGGCGACAAGGTGCTGCGACACATCGCAGGTCTTCTGCAGGCCTGTGTGCGCCGCTCCGACCTCCTGGCGCGCTACGGGGGAGAGGAGTTCTGCGCGGTGCTGCGCGACACCGAGGCGGAAGGCGCGCTGGCCTTTGCCGAACGGGCGCGCAAGCTCATCGAATCAACCCCGTTGCAAGACGGCGCGCCTTCCGCCTCGGTGTCGCGCAGCACCGCGCAGAACTCCTCTCCCCCGTAGCGCGCCAGGAGGTCGGAGCGGCGCACACAGGCCTGCAGAAGAC from Pseudomonadota bacterium encodes the following:
- a CDS encoding GGDEF domain-containing protein yields the protein MRPPVTSDSPRAQPESVPSDTMPLEIHTLTVTLILTTMVMAIVLTGATVVLPRRRGVGDWAIAAWLFTAAWACLAGRLTHDSDALISLQNATMIAALAFMARAHLRFTSSTREARPLLPAALASGLLFTIATYAGAGFRVRSALFALIGGTFAGLAAWALLEQNSSRPRPARRLAGAFALINVVCVALRFLPLLGVDIEGSLLSSGDPLNGITLLIPTATVTAAAFSFLLMLSEESEARAIEFAYTDELTGCSSRRVFEDFVRSELLVIRRRKGFLALVMVDADHFKRVNDTHGHATGDKVLRHIAGLLQACVRRSDLLARYGGEEFCAVLRDTEAEGALAFAERARKLIESTPLQDGAPSASVSRSTAQNSSPP